The Vitis vinifera cultivar Pinot Noir 40024 chromosome 8, ASM3070453v1 genome segment TAAAACGATGTCCTTGCCTTATTACAAGTGAAGGTAAACTAATTTTCGTGTTTTGATTCTATTTTGAAAAGccaattttttctcaaaatttaaatttaaaggatttgaactttaaatatatattatgctCTCCAACACATTATATACACTAATATCTCATAACAAAATATCTAATTGAAATAAACATTACAAGCTCAAAATCTATACCAtataaaaaaagggggaaaattgTTAACATATGCAAGTTAGATGCTTTAATAaagatatatgtatatatttaaaaatttttacatATTGAATACAAACATAACCTTTCAAGGTTTTCcagaaaaataattcaatataaGTTATGAGTTTCCAAAAGCTTAcaataaatttagttttaaaattcttaaaggGAAATGTGTGTTTTCATACActtatatgaagaaaaattataaaacagaaataaaagtttataaaatataaattttaagtaactatttaaaaataattaatatttaatgttcCTTTTGATCAAAAGATAACCTATGACCATTCAAGTACCATCTTTGaccatttatatattttaatgatatatgTACTATTTTTGATCATTTTAAGTATTATCTTTGATCgatgaatatataaaatttaaattatttttaaagaatgagtttttattttataattatttttacacattttttccattctaataaaatattcaaaaagaaaCCAAGGCAGACATTTTTTTAAGGCCCAACGACATGCGATAGGGCCCCGAAATTCGATTTTGGCCCACGAAGTCCAGCCCACTCAACCTTTCATCTCTAGAGTCACTCTACTCACCCGCAACCTCAGTCCTTCCATTAACCTTCGTCTCTCAGCTTCTCTTCCAACTTTCAACCCAAAACCATTAAACCTGTTATGCAAATTTTCTAGGCTCCCAATCACTTCCTGAAAACCCTAATTTTGGAAATGGGGTCAATTAACTTCAACCCTTTCGGAAACTGGTTCCAGAAACCCCCAAACCCCATCCCTCCCATCAACCTCCTTTCGTGCAACCTCCTCAATactcccaaaaccctaaacttCGCTTCAATCAGCGGTTCAAATACGtccaaaaaaaccccaaaacccGAAAAACCCTCGGATGAACCCGAGAAATACAAGAAAATGCTGGAGCAGTTCTTCTGGGAATCAGAAACAATGCCCAATTACAGACACGCTCCAGAAGTTGAGAGAATCCTAAACGAAGACCCCAACTTCGAGAAGAAAGAGAACCCGACTGAAGAGGAAATTAGGGAGAACGAGAAGTGGTGGAATGAGTTCAGGAGCAGTCCAGTGGTGCAGTTCTTGGCTCGGGCAGAGGAAATTGCGACTAAGATGAACGAGATGGAGCTTGAAGAGAATGCGAATCCGTACTGGGATGAGGATAGGAAGCTGTGGCAGGCCGTGCCGCACGTGCCGGGGTTGGACGGCCGGCCGATGCCGCGGAAGGCAATAAAGACGAAGAAGGAATCTGATGACAAGTTTTGGGACTTTACCAGGCAGTTCTTTTTCGGGCTTTGGGGATTCCGGCAGCGCCCATACCCACCGGGCCGGCCTATTGATGTTGCTCAGGCTATTGGGTATAAGCGGCTCGAGAAGCGATACTATGATTGTGAGTTTTTCAATGTAGTTTCTTGTAAATTTTATGCGTTAGTGTTGCATATTTCCAACTGTGGGCTATGAGGTATGATTAATGGATAGAGGTAGAGTTTTTCTCTGAGTTCCTTTTGATTCTAAGAAAATGGTTCTTTTATCTTGCATTTATGTGTCAATGCCTACTGGTTTCATGCTTTGAACTTCTGTTATTGTTTTGAAAATTCTGAAGGGAAGTCGGTTGGTCAAACTTTGGATTCCAATTTGAGTGAATGAACAGAGTTTCTCTTTTTGAGTTAGCACAATTTCATCATGCCATGTCTTCTTGTTTTCCTTTGCCATGGGCTTCTTCCAACTAAAACACTTGCTTAGTATTGGCACCTTTTATACATGTGGTGGAATAGTAAATTGCAGGTTTCAACCTGTTTTTTGGcgttgttttattttgttatcttGTTTAATGTTGATATCTTGTTTTATTGTTATAGTTATAATGCGAAGCGGTGGGTGGTACTATAAGGATCGTTTGGGTCGGACACGTGGGCCTTTGGAACTGATAACACTTAAAACTGCTTGGGGTGCTGGGATAATTGACAAAGACACTTTCATTTGGGGTGAGGACATGGATGAATGGGCACCGATACACATGGTTTATGGGTTGGAACCTGCTATTGCCACTTGGGAAGGTTTGTTATATTCCCTTTTTCCTATGGTGTTTCTTcttattcttcctttttccctttttaaaaccAGCTAAAGGTGTTGCTTCCAGTGGATGCTTTAGAAATATGTGGGCATGGTCATAGAAAG includes the following:
- the LOC100257554 gene encoding protein TIC 56, chloroplastic produces the protein MGSINFNPFGNWFQKPPNPIPPINLLSCNLLNTPKTLNFASISGSNTSKKTPKPEKPSDEPEKYKKMLEQFFWESETMPNYRHAPEVERILNEDPNFEKKENPTEEEIRENEKWWNEFRSSPVVQFLARAEEIATKMNEMELEENANPYWDEDRKLWQAVPHVPGLDGRPMPRKAIKTKKESDDKFWDFTRQFFFGLWGFRQRPYPPGRPIDVAQAIGYKRLEKRYYDFIMRSGGWYYKDRLGRTRGPLELITLKTAWGAGIIDKDTFIWGEDMDEWAPIHMVYGLEPAIATWEVRLGAAATAFLHKLQKGIPPWVPLKGHEKKTYKQLQEEAIESKKRDLAVLEANDGVWPGVRTPSHALFLWASGSELTTILEEDYMPNKYIPKDLRLQLAEVIPGLRPWEVLSVEQAMDQITYGGEWYREPFGMFTTGPPYIENWNNDVKRMFSIFYKLSARVYNKLVRTVPGFDNIMEKVDADAAAREAIRREKRAAQKAAKEKALYDRFQK